A stretch of Brassica rapa cultivar Chiifu-401-42 chromosome A08, CAAS_Brap_v3.01, whole genome shotgun sequence DNA encodes these proteins:
- the LOC103833838 gene encoding uncharacterized protein LOC103833838 isoform X2, with protein MMREGHEEEEMMMMLAKKPAWLEGLMAETFFSSCGIHESRRKSEKNVFCLLCCLSVCPHCLTSHRSHPLLQVRRYVYHDVVRLSDLEKLIDCSYIQPYTINGAKVIFINQRPQSRAKVSSNVCFTCDRILQEPFHFCSLSCKVDYLQYQGDDLSSILYRIDESDFTFSSLRMDGHDQLGEISTMEEDTDDIMVMSDQWEQGNNSNKKEKTKKKKESKYSPGMVLSLGSRRKGAPHRAPFS; from the exons ATGATGAGAGAAGGTCATGAGGAGgaagagatgatgatgatgttggcGAAGAAACCTGCATGGCTTGAAGGACTAATGGCGGAAACTTTCTTCTCGAGCTGTGGGATCCACGAGAGTCGCCGTAAAAGCGAGAAGAACGTATTTTGCTTGCTCTGTTGTCTCAGTGTTTGTCCTCACTGCCTCACTTCACATCGCTCTCATCCTCTTCTACAG GTGAGACGATATGTATACCACGATGTCGTTCGGCTGAGTGATCTTGAAAAGCTCATTGATTGTTCATATATTCAG CCATATACGATTAATGGAGCCAAAGTGATATTCATAAACCAAAGACCACAATCAAGAGCTAAGGTCTCTTCAAATGTTTGCTTCACTTGTGATAGAATCCTCCAAGAACCATTCCACTTTTGTTCGCTCTCTTGCAAG GTGGATTACTTACAATATCAAGGAGATGATTTATCAAGCATTCTCTATAGAATCGATGAATCGGATTTCACATTTTCAAGTTTGAGAATGGATGGACACGATCAGCTCGGAGAGATATCAACAATGGAGGAAGATACCGACGATATTATGGTGATGTCAGATCAGTGGGAGCAGGGTAACAATAGTAACAAGAAGgagaaaacgaagaagaaaaaagagagtaaaTACTCGCCTGGGATGGTTCTTTCACTTGGTAGCAGAAGAAAAGGTGCTCCTCATAGGGCTCCTTTTTCATAG
- the LOC103833838 gene encoding uncharacterized protein LOC103833838 isoform X1, with translation MMREGHEEEEMMMMLAKKPAWLEGLMAETFFSSCGIHESRRKSEKNVFCLLCCLSVCPHCLTSHRSHPLLQNWQVRRYVYHDVVRLSDLEKLIDCSYIQPYTINGAKVIFINQRPQSRAKVSSNVCFTCDRILQEPFHFCSLSCKVDYLQYQGDDLSSILYRIDESDFTFSSLRMDGHDQLGEISTMEEDTDDIMVMSDQWEQGNNSNKKEKTKKKKESKYSPGMVLSLGSRRKGAPHRAPFS, from the exons ATGATGAGAGAAGGTCATGAGGAGgaagagatgatgatgatgttggcGAAGAAACCTGCATGGCTTGAAGGACTAATGGCGGAAACTTTCTTCTCGAGCTGTGGGATCCACGAGAGTCGCCGTAAAAGCGAGAAGAACGTATTTTGCTTGCTCTGTTGTCTCAGTGTTTGTCCTCACTGCCTCACTTCACATCGCTCTCATCCTCTTCTACAG AATTGGCAGGTGAGACGATATGTATACCACGATGTCGTTCGGCTGAGTGATCTTGAAAAGCTCATTGATTGTTCATATATTCAG CCATATACGATTAATGGAGCCAAAGTGATATTCATAAACCAAAGACCACAATCAAGAGCTAAGGTCTCTTCAAATGTTTGCTTCACTTGTGATAGAATCCTCCAAGAACCATTCCACTTTTGTTCGCTCTCTTGCAAG GTGGATTACTTACAATATCAAGGAGATGATTTATCAAGCATTCTCTATAGAATCGATGAATCGGATTTCACATTTTCAAGTTTGAGAATGGATGGACACGATCAGCTCGGAGAGATATCAACAATGGAGGAAGATACCGACGATATTATGGTGATGTCAGATCAGTGGGAGCAGGGTAACAATAGTAACAAGAAGgagaaaacgaagaagaaaaaagagagtaaaTACTCGCCTGGGATGGTTCTTTCACTTGGTAGCAGAAGAAAAGGTGCTCCTCATAGGGCTCCTTTTTCATAG